One Malus sylvestris chromosome 14, drMalSylv7.2, whole genome shotgun sequence DNA segment encodes these proteins:
- the LOC126599487 gene encoding 4-coumarate--CoA ligase-like 9, whose amino-acid sequence MAEESAANLRRWIDPKSGYCPRTKTFHSLRPPVPLPPLSQPLSLTQFTLSLLRSSTAKPTTSALIDAASDRHVSYQTFLSQIHSLTLSLQSLALFKGHVAFILSPPSLHVPVLYFSLLAFGVVVCPANPIGSESEIAHQVRLTRPAIAFATSATANKLPKGDDKIRTVILDSPEFLSMLDRDGSSVTRSESSVEVNQTDPAAILFSSGTTGRVKGVMLTHRNFIALLAGLHALRREPDPTLLDGQPVSLFTLPLFHVFGFFMVVRAVALGETLVLMEKFQFEAMLRAVERHKVWYMPVSPPLIVALSKSELAQKYDLSSLRLLGCGGAPLGKEAADRFGERFPNVEVVQGYGLTETGGGATRMIDPEECARHASVGRLAENMEAKIVDPETGEALPPGKRGELWLRGPTIMKGYVRDDKATTETLDEDGWLKTGDLCYFDDEGFLYIVDRLKELIKYKAYQVPPAELEHILQSHPDVEDAAVIPYPDEDAGQIPMAYVVRKPGSNITEALVMDFVAKQVAPYKKIRRVAFINSIPKSPAGKILRRELVTHALSTGSSKL is encoded by the exons ATGGCGGAGGAATCAGCAGCAAATCTCAGACGTTGGATCGACCCGAAGAGCGGCTACTGCCCACGTACCAAGACCTTCCACTCTCTCCGGCCTCCGGTCCCACTCCCGCCGCTCTCGCAACCCCTCTCCCTCACCCAATTCACCCTCTCCCTCCTCCGTTCCTCCACGGCCAAGCCCACCACGTCCGCCCTCATCGACGCCGCCTCCGACCGCCACGTCTCGTACCAAACCTTCCTCAGCCAAATCCActccctcactctctccctccaaTCCCTCGCGCTGTTCAAAGGCCACGTGGCCTTcattctctcccctccttcGCTCCACGTCCCCGTCCTCTATTTCTCCCTCCTCGCCTTCGGCGTCGTCGTTTGTCCCGCCAATCCGATCGGGTCCGAGTCCGAGATCGCCCACCAGGTCCGGCTAACCCGACCCGCCATCGCCTTCGCCACGTCAGCAACCGCCAACAAGCTCCCCAAAGGGGATGATAAAATCCGCACCGTAATCCTCGACTCGCCCGAATTCCTCTCCATGCTCGACCGGGACGGGTCGTCCGTAACCCGATCTGAGAGCTCAGTTGAAGTCAACCAAACCGACCCGGCTGCGATTCTTTTCTCCTCCGGCACCACCGGCCGTGTCAAAGGCGTTATGTTGACTCACCGCAATTTCATCGCCCTGTTGGCCGGGCTCCACGCCCTTCGGCGCGAACCCGACCCTACCCTACTCGACGGGCAACCCGTATCGCTGTTCACGCTGCCTCTGTTCCACGTGTTCGGGTTCTTCATGGTGGTTCGGGCGGTAGCGTTGGGCGAGACCTTGGTTTTGATGGAGAAGTTCCAGTTCGAAGCGATGCTGAGGGCCGTGGAGAGGCACAAAGTGTGGTACATGCCAGTGTCGCCCCCGTTGATCGTGGCTCTGTCGAAGTCCGAGTTGGCTCAGAAGTACGATCTCAGCTCGCTTCGGCTTCTCGGCTGTGGTGGCGCGCCGCTGGGCAAGGAGGCTGCGGACAGATTTGGTGAGAGATTTCCCAATGTGGAAGTTGTACAG GGATATGGTTTAACCGAGACCGGAGGAGGGGCTACGAGGATGATTGACCCTGAAGAATGTGCGCGTCATGCTTCTGTGGGCCGCCTGGCCGAAAATATGGAAGCCAAGATTGTTGACCCTGAAACCGGAGAGGCCTTGCCTCCTGGCAAGAGGGGTGAGCTATGGCTGCGAGGTCCAACAATCATGAAGG GTTATGTTAGAGATGACAAGGCAACTACTGAGACCTTGGATGAAGATGGGTGGTTGAAGACCGGTGATCTTTGTTACTTTGATGACGAGGGGTTCCTCTACATTGTTGACAGGTTAAAGGAATTGATAAAGTACAAGGCATATCAG GTACCCCCAGCTGAGTTGGAACATATACTTCAATCCCATCCCGACGTTGAGGATGCTGCTGTGATTCC ATATCCGGATGAAGACGCGGGGCAGATTCCCATGGCATATGTGGTTAGAAAGCCCGGAAGCAATATCACTGAGGCTCTAGTTATGGATTTCGTTGCAAAACAA GTTGCTCCGTACAAGAAGATACGACGTGTAGCGTTTATCAACTCCATTCCAAAATCTCCAGCAGGAAAGATCTTGAGGAGGGAGCTTGTAACTCATGCTTTATCCACTGGTTCATCAAAATTATGA